GTAATTGATGTAAGCTTTGTCAGCAGAAAAGAACATAATGAGTACACATGTGAAGATAACAAAAAGGATAAGGTACTCAATTTACCATAAAGATTATTGGCCACATAGAGAGCGTTGCTGCAATGGGGAGCTCTATCATGGAAGCAAAAAAGTTGGAGGTGTTTGAAGTTGGACCTTGCAATGATGCCTACCAGATGGGTTTCTTGATAGGGCAGAGGTTTTCTAATGAGATAAGAAGCAGGTTATCTAGAGATCTCATTCTTCAAAATCAGCtccttccttttgctcaaacgTTAGAGTCGCAACAATTGATTAAATCTCTCATAGACAACAATAGAAAGAAATTTCCTGGATATTGGGATGAGCTAATAGGGACAGCGGAAGGAAGTGGGGTCCCTGTTCTTGATGTAATATAGCAATTCAAAAGAATCATTTTTGATATCTTGTACATGTATTAATGAGATTACTAATTAACTATTTATGTGCAGGTGATCCTAATCAACTTCAGGAAGgagattcttccttttcttccaAAAACACAAACAAATACTAAGGTTGATGCTTCAGATGATTGCTCGGATGTTCTCGTTGTTAGTGACACCATGGCCATTGCAGCCCATAATGAGGACGCAAATGTTGCTCTAGTTGGTCATACGTATGTTTTGAAATCAATTGTTTCTATTCAATCTAGTTTATTTAATTCTAGAAATCTTTGTGggtatgtaatgtaagtttttcTTGTGGGATTTGCAGTTACCTAATCAGGGCAACTTTGTCTGACGGATCATCCTTCGTTGGTTATACATATGCTGGAGAACTTCCAAGCTGTGCATTTGGGTTCAACACTCATGGACTAGTAAGAATTATAATTCTCAGTTCACCAAAGATTTGTTGGGGCAATGTTTTAGGACTGAAATATACTTTGCTGAAATGGTAGACCTGACCCACTAGATACTCATGGTCAAAACCTAACTAATTAGAAGATAGAACCACCACACAAAATGTCCATCATTAGACAGATTGGGCCCTGCACTGCATGTTGATTCCTGAGGAAAAATCATTTTCACTTCATTTACCTGGTTTAAACTTTTAAGTACCACAggcataaatttaaaaatggatATTAAACGACAACTTCTCCTCCTAATCCTATCAGGCGTTTACGCTGAACTCGGTGCCCCCATCTGAGAGTGAGATAATGGCTGGTGGAATTGGACGAAACTTTACCTCACGGGACCTCCTTGAAGCCACGAGCATTGATGATGCATTAAGTGTAAGATCTCGTAGCCTTTTAACTTTTGGGATATATTACAATTGATTATGGAGTTTAATAACTTAGATTCTCTCTTCCAGAGAATACAATCATCAGAAATTTCTGTAGGGCACAGTTATAATCTCATCGATACAAGGTGGCGTAAGATTTTGAATGTTGAAACT
This is a stretch of genomic DNA from Manihot esculenta cultivar AM560-2 chromosome 2, M.esculenta_v8, whole genome shotgun sequence. It encodes these proteins:
- the LOC110604872 gene encoding uncharacterized protein LOC110604872, whose protein sequence is MGSSIMEAKKLEVFEVGPCNDAYQMGFLIGQRFSNEIRSRLSRDLILQNQLLPFAQTLESQQLIKSLIDNNRKKFPGYWDELIGTAEGSGVPVLDVILINFRKEILPFLPKTQTNTKVDASDDCSDVLVVSDTMAIAAHNEDANVALVGHTYLIRATLSDGSSFVGYTYAGELPSCAFGFNTHGLAFTLNSVPPSESEIMAGGIGRNFTSRDLLEATSIDDALSRIQSSEISVGHSYNLIDTRWRKILNVETASRNRVSVCEVGGSPFFHANMYLHLQIEQVQDDNSTSRQERATVLPKETKDDFLSLLGDMEDNRYPIYMTGPTLYTLCTALIDLDDQTLTIIEGNPKNGKVSYVFSM